From Psychroflexus torquis ATCC 700755, the proteins below share one genomic window:
- a CDS encoding T9SS type A sorting domain-containing protein, with amino-acid sequence MYYSKLIIMFGIIFICIHFGYSQTTKIPDENFEQALIDLGIDSDGIVNGQVLTADIVNVTELDLSVDSFNDPDYSDLDITGISDFTALEILNLGEQPINWNIDDENILNSNLNLREIYINKESIDVGYTIAIESLNLGNLQDLEYVDLGNVYINSIILDNPNFDYENLTLNLFTDYDLTHNFCIQVNDPVAANNNNNPPYDTWTINFNDFYTSYSFTSNCTLSTDDFESFYSISLFPNPVQERLYFENPKQITINEVEIFNMEGKLVKTFSEIKNGINLVNLGRGVYFVKVKNQKTTETFKILKQ; translated from the coding sequence ATGTATTACAGTAAATTAATTATTATGTTCGGAATTATCTTTATTTGTATACATTTTGGATATTCACAAACAACAAAAATTCCTGATGAAAATTTTGAACAAGCACTTATTGATCTCGGTATTGATAGCGACGGCATAGTCAATGGTCAAGTTTTGACCGCTGATATTGTGAATGTAACAGAATTAGATCTATCCGTTGATTCATTTAATGACCCTGATTATTCTGATTTAGATATTACTGGAATTTCAGATTTTACAGCATTAGAAATTCTAAATTTAGGAGAACAACCAATTAATTGGAATATAGACGATGAAAATATACTAAATTCAAATCTTAACTTGAGGGAAATCTATATTAACAAGGAATCTATAGATGTCGGCTACACTATAGCTATTGAAAGTTTAAATCTGGGTAATCTCCAAGATTTAGAATATGTTGACTTGGGAAATGTTTATATCAATTCCATAATTCTAGATAATCCCAATTTTGATTATGAAAATTTGACATTGAATTTATTTACAGACTATGATTTGACCCATAATTTTTGCATTCAAGTTAATGATCCAGTTGCAGCAAATAATAATAATAATCCTCCTTACGATACTTGGACAATAAATTTTAATGATTTCTATACTTCATACAGTTTCACTTCAAATTGCACGTTAAGTACGGATGATTTTGAGAGCTTCTATTCAATTTCACTGTTTCCAAACCCAGTACAGGAACGTTTGTATTTTGAAAATCCGAAGCAGATTACAATAAACGAAGTCGAAATCTTTAATATGGAAGGTAAGTTAGTAAAAACATTTTCTGAAATTAAAAATGGAATCAACTTAGTAAACTTAGGTCGAGGTGTTTATTTTGTAAAAGTGAAAAATCAAAAAACAACAGAAACATTTAAAATTTTGAAACAATAA
- a CDS encoding Smr/MutS family protein produces the protein MSNRNFRIGDSVELLDDNVSGIVIKVEGHEVTFETSDGFEMKVPFSLVIKIEGDLDIDMGDDSLIQKLNADLNRKPKKPSQKPKRQQPAMEVDLHIHNLVDRSGHLSNFEMLNIQLEHTRKKIEFALEKRIKRIVFIHGVGQGVLKAELHTLFRRYDQVEFYDADYQKYGLGATEIYIYDNREEFKTHSINKRILLNKNMLFNLN, from the coding sequence ATGAGCAATAGAAATTTTAGGATAGGAGATAGTGTAGAACTTCTCGACGATAACGTGTCTGGTATTGTTATAAAAGTAGAAGGCCATGAAGTTACTTTTGAAACCTCTGATGGCTTCGAAATGAAAGTTCCATTTTCGTTAGTGATAAAGATTGAAGGTGACTTGGATATTGATATGGGAGACGATAGTTTAATTCAAAAACTGAATGCTGATCTCAACCGAAAACCAAAGAAACCCTCTCAAAAACCTAAAAGACAACAGCCAGCGATGGAAGTAGATCTTCATATTCATAACTTGGTCGATAGATCTGGACACCTTTCTAATTTTGAAATGCTAAATATTCAACTAGAACACACTCGAAAGAAAATCGAATTTGCTCTCGAAAAGAGAATAAAACGCATTGTTTTTATTCATGGCGTTGGGCAAGGTGTTCTAAAAGCAGAATTACACACTCTTTTTAGACGGTATGACCAGGTTGAATTTTACGATGCAGATTACCAAAAATACGGTTTAGGAGCTACTGAGATCTATATTTACGATAATCGAGAAGAGTTCAAAACACATTCAATAAATAAAAGGATATTACTGAATAAAAACATGCTATTTAACCTGAATTAA
- a CDS encoding acyltransferase family protein, with protein MTSERRHDIDWLRVIAIGLLLIYHIAIIFQPWAMFIGFIKSDEPVVALWTPMTMLNVWRIPLLFFVSGMGLYFAMRKRNWKQLLLERTKRILLPFTFGIIAITPLHLFIFQKYYHMPLGYYPHQGHLWFLGNIFVYVLLLLPLYYYLKKHENGKIKRVLSVVMSHPSGPMLISLFFVLEVLLVKPQLFALYAQTWHGFFNGFLAFFFGFLVVYSGKPFWQTVLKWRWLNTSLAIIMYGIRLGLFEFEAPGYLMAIESNCWIFGVFGFGYKYLNKPSKTLSYLSQAAYPVYIIHMFVLYTVALFILPLDLPIMLKFIAIVTFTGLACYLIYEFIIRRIGFLRPLFGLKWEFNKLEYNSTSKKEVLNIKKPLDYEKNF; from the coding sequence ATGACATCAGAAAGAAGACACGATATCGATTGGTTGCGAGTGATTGCCATTGGTTTATTATTAATCTACCACATCGCCATCATTTTTCAACCTTGGGCCATGTTTATTGGCTTTATAAAGAGTGACGAACCAGTAGTCGCTTTATGGACACCCATGACCATGTTAAACGTTTGGCGAATTCCACTTTTATTCTTCGTATCAGGAATGGGGCTTTATTTCGCCATGCGAAAACGAAACTGGAAACAATTGCTTTTGGAACGGACAAAACGAATCTTATTGCCCTTTACTTTTGGTATAATAGCCATTACCCCATTGCATCTATTTATTTTTCAGAAATACTATCATATGCCCTTGGGATATTATCCACATCAAGGTCATTTATGGTTCTTAGGAAACATCTTTGTGTATGTACTCTTACTTTTACCACTCTATTATTATCTGAAAAAGCATGAGAACGGTAAAATCAAAAGAGTACTATCGGTTGTAATGAGCCATCCTAGCGGACCTATGTTGATATCCTTATTTTTTGTCCTTGAAGTTTTGCTGGTAAAGCCGCAGCTGTTTGCATTGTATGCCCAGACTTGGCATGGCTTTTTTAATGGGTTTTTGGCTTTCTTTTTCGGTTTTCTTGTAGTGTATAGTGGTAAACCGTTTTGGCAAACCGTTTTAAAATGGAGATGGTTGAATACTAGCTTAGCGATTATTATGTATGGGATTAGATTAGGATTATTTGAATTTGAAGCGCCTGGGTACCTCATGGCTATTGAGTCTAATTGTTGGATATTTGGAGTTTTCGGTTTTGGTTATAAGTACTTAAACAAACCCAGTAAAACTTTAAGCTACTTAAGCCAAGCAGCCTATCCGGTGTACATTATTCACATGTTTGTACTCTATACCGTTGCCCTGTTTATATTACCGTTGGATCTGCCTATTATGCTAAAATTTATAGCTATCGTAACTTTTACTGGTTTAGCCTGCTACCTCATTTACGAATTCATCATTAGAAGGATTGGTTTCTTAAGACCTTTATTTGGTCTGAAATGGGAATTCAACAAATTAGAATATAATAGCACCTCTAAAAAAGAGGTGTTGAACATAAAAAAGCCATTGGATTATGAAAAAAATTTTTAG
- a CDS encoding ankyrin repeat domain-containing protein: protein MKTHKINSFKTGLTLSLGIFLLLSSCAESGKNDKTPTENNAKAKTIVAVPKIDLQTAIMSNNLKMVKQHIKAGTDINKKDQMSGATPLISAVTFGKTSIVKVLIAAKTDLSFKNNDGATALHVAAFFCHVEIVQLLIAAKADKTLKNNFGMTPRESVMGPFAEIKPFYEMLQQQLGPFGLEFDLNEIEKTRPVIAMMLQ, encoded by the coding sequence ATGAAAACACACAAAATTAATTCCTTTAAAACAGGATTAACTCTCTCTTTAGGTATCTTTTTATTATTGAGTTCTTGCGCTGAATCAGGCAAGAATGATAAGACTCCCACGGAAAATAATGCTAAAGCCAAAACAATAGTAGCTGTACCAAAAATTGACCTCCAAACAGCAATTATGTCCAACAACCTCAAAATGGTTAAACAACATATAAAAGCGGGAACTGATATTAATAAGAAAGATCAAATGAGTGGGGCGACACCTCTGATCTCGGCTGTGACCTTTGGCAAAACTAGTATTGTTAAAGTATTAATTGCTGCTAAAACAGATTTGTCCTTTAAAAATAACGATGGCGCAACAGCCTTGCACGTTGCTGCATTCTTTTGTCACGTCGAAATCGTACAACTGCTTATTGCTGCCAAAGCAGATAAGACCCTAAAAAACAATTTTGGTATGACACCAAGGGAAAGTGTGATGGGTCCATTCGCAGAGATAAAACCTTTCTATGAAATGCTTCAACAACAATTGGGACCATTTGGTTTGGAATTTGATTTAAACGAGATAGAAAAAACGCGTCCTGTGATAGCTATGATGCTACAATAG
- a CDS encoding helix-turn-helix domain-containing protein, with protein MSSTSITESDFINQANTIVLENISNEQFGVSGLAEMMNMSRSNLLRKIKKETQLSPSQFINKVRLIKSMEMLEQHKWTISEISYQVGFGSTSYFIKCFREYYGHPPGEVGKGILVDENSAIEVNVLSRYKWQMLTALSLIVILISVLLLHKESTVTNEIEKSIAVLPFKNESSDSLNLYFVNGLMESALNKLQKIGDLRVISRTSVEKYRHSNKDIQEIAKELNVNYLVEGSGQRVGDQVLLNIQLIDASNDRPIWVEQYSREVRDVFALQNEVAKKIASAIEATVTPAELEQIEKKPTENLIAYDYYLQALDPFLMRTDKGLEKAIGLFEKAIEQDPEFALAFANIAISYYLLEMDHIEKQYTDKINSYADKALLYDSKSDASLIAKAFYYIQIKEYQLALPHLEKALNYNPNSSLAVQMLADFYFRLIPNTNKYLEYALKGVQLNVANDSVTQSYIYLGLGNALIENGFVNEAMTYINKSLTYDPKNYYAPYLKTLILFAKDSNIETATKLLEREWQNDTTRLDILQDVANFHYYQENYNRAFFYFEKFIKAKETYGLDIYPHEDIKIGMVYKKMGLDTQAAKFFSAYAEFCETDQSIYKSASLVTKYVQEGENDQAIDQLKVFATQDNYKYWFLVFMEIDPLIKPLKNHPEFEQVMQKIKDRFWENQLNLRKSLEVKGLI; from the coding sequence ATGTCAAGCACATCAATCACTGAATCAGACTTTATTAATCAGGCAAATACCATTGTTCTGGAGAATATCTCCAATGAGCAATTCGGAGTTTCTGGATTGGCAGAAATGATGAATATGAGTCGTTCTAATCTGCTCAGAAAAATTAAAAAGGAAACACAACTTTCTCCGAGTCAATTTATTAATAAAGTGCGCCTTATAAAAAGTATGGAAATGTTGGAGCAGCACAAATGGACTATTTCTGAGATTTCATACCAAGTAGGTTTTGGAAGTACATCCTATTTTATTAAATGCTTTCGAGAGTATTATGGACATCCGCCAGGAGAGGTAGGAAAAGGAATCTTGGTTGATGAAAATAGCGCTATTGAGGTCAATGTTTTGAGCAGATACAAGTGGCAGATGCTTACAGCGTTGTCTTTAATCGTAATTCTTATATCCGTTTTGCTACTTCATAAGGAAAGTACAGTTACTAATGAAATTGAAAAATCTATTGCGGTGTTGCCTTTTAAAAATGAAAGCAGCGATTCTTTGAACCTATATTTCGTTAATGGGCTCATGGAGTCTGCTTTGAACAAGTTACAGAAAATTGGTGACTTACGCGTTATTAGTAGAACCTCGGTAGAGAAATATAGACATTCGAATAAGGATATTCAAGAAATAGCTAAGGAGCTCAATGTAAATTACTTGGTAGAAGGCAGTGGCCAGCGCGTCGGAGATCAAGTGTTGCTCAATATCCAATTAATTGACGCGTCAAATGATCGACCGATTTGGGTGGAACAATATAGTCGTGAAGTGAGAGATGTATTTGCGCTTCAGAATGAAGTGGCTAAGAAAATAGCATCTGCTATTGAGGCCACTGTGACGCCAGCTGAATTGGAACAAATCGAGAAAAAACCAACCGAAAACCTGATCGCTTATGACTACTATTTACAGGCACTTGACCCATTTCTAATGCGAACAGATAAAGGCCTTGAAAAGGCCATTGGATTATTTGAAAAAGCGATTGAACAAGACCCTGAGTTCGCACTGGCTTTTGCCAATATCGCTATCTCATACTATCTTCTTGAAATGGACCATATCGAAAAACAGTATACCGATAAGATTAATAGTTATGCCGATAAGGCCTTACTTTATGATTCAAAATCCGACGCAAGTCTGATCGCCAAGGCTTTTTATTACATACAAATAAAAGAGTACCAATTAGCCTTGCCACATCTTGAGAAGGCCTTGAACTATAATCCAAATTCATCTCTAGCAGTGCAAATGCTTGCGGATTTCTATTTTCGTTTGATTCCCAATACGAACAAGTACCTAGAGTATGCCCTAAAAGGAGTGCAGCTTAATGTTGCTAATGATTCTGTCACACAGAGCTATATTTATTTGGGTCTTGGTAATGCACTCATCGAAAACGGTTTTGTAAATGAGGCGATGACATACATCAATAAATCTCTAACCTACGATCCTAAGAATTACTATGCTCCGTATTTAAAAACGCTGATCTTATTTGCTAAGGACAGTAATATCGAAACCGCTACAAAGTTATTAGAGCGAGAGTGGCAAAATGATACTACCCGCTTGGATATCTTACAGGACGTCGCTAATTTTCATTATTACCAAGAGAATTATAACAGGGCCTTTTTTTACTTTGAGAAATTTATTAAAGCAAAAGAAACCTACGGATTAGATATTTATCCCCACGAAGACATAAAAATCGGTATGGTTTATAAAAAGATGGGCTTGGACACACAAGCTGCCAAATTTTTTAGTGCATACGCTGAATTTTGCGAAACAGATCAATCCATCTACAAGAGTGCTAGTCTGGTTACAAAGTACGTCCAAGAGGGTGAAAATGACCAAGCAATAGATCAGCTCAAGGTATTCGCAACACAAGATAATTACAAGTACTGGTTTTTGGTCTTCATGGAAATTGACCCGTTAATTAAACCTTTGAAAAACCATCCAGAGTTTGAGCAAGTCATGCAAAAGATCAAAGACCGCTTTTGGGAAAATCAGTTGAACTTGAGAAAGTCGCTTGAAGTGAAAGGACTGATTTAA
- a CDS encoding helix-turn-helix domain-containing protein: MNAKLVLLRIIVFFPFDHNQNLQDFVAALETSNYGIFVLVEYILVSSINIALMFLAYKKLKNAPLQIELNESQKNLYKWIKIIIIAIVLLQILVFVTTILGSLDIGHFNLYLKFETFIYSIFFFIFAFSILHFHVFAYSGNFEDLPTATIEKYAKSSLSDSSALFKKIKAIVNEEKMYLDFDLKLNTVAEKLNHSIHHISQAINQNAKKSFPDFISSFRIEEAKKKLMEPKPDTIFTISLDVSFNSKAAFYTAFKKHTQLTPTEFKKLYKSTD, encoded by the coding sequence TTGAATGCTAAATTGGTATTACTCCGTATTATAGTATTTTTTCCTTTTGATCACAATCAAAATCTACAAGATTTTGTAGCAGCATTAGAGACTTCAAACTACGGAATATTCGTCTTAGTGGAATATATCTTGGTGAGTTCTATCAATATTGCGCTTATGTTTCTTGCCTATAAGAAATTGAAAAATGCTCCACTACAAATTGAACTAAATGAAAGTCAAAAAAACCTTTACAAGTGGATTAAGATTATCATAATCGCAATTGTACTCCTTCAAATTCTAGTTTTTGTGACCACAATTCTAGGTAGCTTAGATATTGGTCATTTTAACCTCTATCTAAAATTTGAAACTTTTATCTATTCGATATTCTTCTTCATATTCGCGTTTTCTATACTGCATTTTCATGTATTTGCGTATTCTGGAAATTTCGAAGATTTACCCACGGCTACTATCGAGAAATATGCAAAGTCATCCTTATCTGATTCTTCAGCTCTTTTTAAGAAAATAAAAGCTATCGTAAATGAGGAAAAGATGTACTTGGACTTCGATTTAAAATTGAATACCGTCGCTGAAAAATTAAATCACTCCATTCATCATATATCACAGGCTATCAACCAAAATGCAAAAAAGAGTTTCCCCGATTTTATTAGCAGCTTCAGAATTGAAGAGGCTAAAAAGAAACTTATGGAGCCTAAACCAGATACCATATTTACTATTTCTTTAGATGTAAGCTTTAATAGCAAAGCTGCTTTTTACACTGCTTTCAAAAAACATACACAACTGACTCCTACCGAATTTAAAAAACTTTACAAATCTACAGATTGA
- a CDS encoding protein adenylyltransferase SelO family protein: MLTLQIGEKISMAVKFNIKDTFNKKLPADSILENSRRQVEEARFSYVRAKTPNNLSLLRTLPKMLAHVGLLEEDGKTKNFLHVLSGAVVLPNPYAMCYAGHQFGNWVGQLG; encoded by the coding sequence GTGTTAACTTTGCAAATAGGAGAGAAAATTAGTATGGCAGTAAAATTCAATATAAAAGACACGTTCAATAAAAAGCTGCCAGCAGATTCAATTTTAGAAAATTCTAGAAGACAGGTTGAAGAAGCTCGCTTTTCTTATGTAAGAGCTAAAACCCCTAACAATCTGTCTTTACTGCGTACATTGCCAAAGATGTTAGCGCATGTTGGACTTTTAGAAGAAGATGGTAAAACAAAAAATTTCTTACACGTTTTATCAGGAGCAGTAGTTCTACCAAATCCATATGCTATGTGCTATGCAGGTCATCAATTTGGAAATTGGGTAGGACAATTAGGCTAA